Proteins encoded together in one Micromonospora kangleipakensis window:
- a CDS encoding AAA family ATPase, whose translation MTILFEPHRQWSAHLASQLGTGVLTTSRLEDVERLLADQHPDPLVLFGPTTDPGLALDFAARQRLARPALGVLLLRERLDVETMGQALRAGVRDVVDARDLPAVQAACTRSLEVSRHLLGAGTPAKAAAEARVVTIFSAKGGCGKSTLATNLAVALAEGGRRRVCLVDLDLAFGDVGIMLQLAPERSIADAANARDRIDPTLVRALLTSYAPGVDVLLAPVGPAEAERIGRDLVARVLAAVRTLADYVVVDTPPAFTDGVLAALDVSDVQVLVATPDVPALKNLRVAMDMLDLLELPTQTRLVVLNRSDARVGLTGADVERVLQTPTSVHIPSSRDVPVSINRGVPIVVEKPGHPVSRAIRGLALERIAADPPARSGRGLRERIGRVGSR comes from the coding sequence ATGACGATCCTCTTCGAACCCCACCGGCAGTGGAGCGCCCACCTGGCCTCCCAGCTCGGGACCGGCGTCCTCACCACGAGCCGGCTCGAGGACGTCGAGCGCCTCCTCGCCGACCAGCACCCCGATCCGCTGGTGCTCTTCGGCCCGACCACCGATCCCGGGCTGGCGCTCGACTTCGCGGCCCGGCAGCGGCTCGCCCGGCCGGCCCTGGGCGTTCTCCTGCTGCGCGAGCGGCTGGACGTGGAGACGATGGGCCAGGCGCTCCGGGCCGGGGTACGCGACGTGGTCGACGCCCGGGACCTCCCGGCCGTACAGGCGGCCTGCACCCGCTCGCTGGAGGTCTCCCGGCATCTGCTCGGCGCCGGTACGCCGGCGAAGGCCGCCGCCGAGGCGCGGGTGGTGACCATCTTCTCCGCCAAGGGCGGCTGCGGGAAGTCCACCCTCGCCACCAACCTGGCGGTGGCGCTGGCCGAGGGCGGCCGCCGGCGGGTCTGCCTGGTCGACCTGGACCTCGCCTTCGGCGACGTCGGGATCATGCTGCAACTGGCGCCCGAGCGGAGCATCGCCGACGCGGCGAACGCCCGGGACCGGATCGACCCCACCCTGGTCCGCGCCCTGCTGACCTCGTACGCGCCCGGCGTCGACGTGCTGCTCGCCCCGGTCGGGCCGGCCGAGGCGGAGCGGATCGGGCGGGACCTGGTCGCCCGGGTCCTCGCCGCGGTCCGCACGCTGGCCGACTACGTCGTGGTGGACACGCCCCCGGCGTTCACCGACGGGGTGCTCGCCGCGCTCGACGTCTCCGACGTCCAGGTGCTGGTGGCCACCCCGGACGTTCCCGCGCTGAAGAACCTTCGGGTCGCCATGGACATGCTCGACCTCCTCGAACTGCCCACGCAGACCCGACTCGTGGTGCTCAACCGCAGCGACGCCCGGGTCGGGCTGACCGGCGCGGACGTCGAACGCGTACTCCAGACGCCGACCTCGGTGCACATCCCGTCCAGCCGGGACGTGCCCGTGTCGATCAACCGGGGGGTGCCGATCGTGGTGGAGAAGCCGGGACATCCGGTCAGCCGGGCCATCCGGGGGCTGGCGCTGGAGCGGATCGCCGCCGACCCGCCCGCCCGCTCCGGTCGTGGGCTGCGGGAGCGGATCGGTCGGGTGGGCAGCCGATGA
- the cpaB gene encoding Flp pilus assembly protein CpaB — MARRIIPVLISVVLAALGTGAVLLYLRSADDRALAGKQARTVLVADKQIPAGTSGRALRTKGYLREVRMPVETLPEDALEQVSGSLDALVTTAPVQRGQLMLRAMFGSAVTNGSGLAIPDGQMAITARVKSAVFGPASLRAGARVAIFYTYTPMDDQKRDVVSGSGLEKGHKTNSVTRLLMTDVEVISVGPAPAADGATVADRTGGGSQDELSVTFGLNQVDAERLAHAVALGGELNVGVLGESSDVKPDSGVDNRSLFE, encoded by the coding sequence ATGGCCCGACGCATCATTCCGGTGCTGATCTCCGTCGTCCTGGCGGCGCTGGGCACCGGCGCCGTCCTGCTCTATCTCCGTTCGGCCGACGACCGGGCGCTGGCGGGCAAGCAGGCCCGTACGGTGCTGGTCGCCGACAAGCAGATCCCGGCCGGTACGTCCGGGAGGGCGCTGCGGACCAAGGGGTACCTGCGCGAGGTGCGGATGCCGGTGGAGACCCTGCCCGAGGACGCGCTGGAACAGGTGAGCGGCAGCCTGGACGCGCTGGTCACCACCGCCCCGGTGCAGCGTGGCCAGCTCATGCTGCGGGCCATGTTCGGCAGTGCGGTCACGAACGGGAGCGGCCTGGCCATCCCGGACGGCCAGATGGCGATCACGGCCCGGGTGAAGTCGGCGGTGTTCGGCCCGGCCTCGCTGCGGGCCGGCGCCCGGGTGGCCATCTTCTACACGTACACGCCGATGGACGACCAGAAGCGGGACGTGGTCTCCGGCTCGGGGCTGGAGAAGGGCCACAAGACCAACAGTGTGACCCGGCTGCTGATGACGGATGTCGAGGTGATCTCGGTGGGGCCGGCACCCGCGGCGGACGGAGCCACCGTGGCCGACCGGACCGGCGGCGGCTCCCAGGACGAGCTCTCGGTGACCTTCGGGCTGAACCAGGTCGACGCCGAGCGGCTGGCCCACGCGGTCGCCCTCGGCGGTGAGCTGAACGTCGGCGTGCTCGGCGAGTCCTCGGACGTCAAGCCGGACAGCGGCGTGGACAACCGATCGCTGTTCGAGTAG
- a CDS encoding pilus assembly protein TadG-related protein encodes MPVNRRLRARILGARGDRGAVATTVALLLGSGVLLGMAALVVDLGNLYVERGQLQNGADAGAIKVAQICATDPADCSPDVTDFDDVVDRYADRNANDGAAAATVCGRGGELPACAPWENRLTDCVGPPPVGGSYVEVHTSTRGDDDSTVLPPVFAQAVVGGYEGAQVGACSRVAWGPPARATTLALAVSICDWNRYTTDTTDGRQYDEEEAVLPVYDETAPKACGVAGTSAENLGGYRWLEDADRECRATASIAEADGYSVSTGDSRPRGRADDCDKALASLRTSKQPVLVPVFDQVTGRGGTARYHVSGFAAFVVTGWHLPTSKVPSRLTGQDSCADEERSCIFGYFTQTLVPGGGAIGGPDLGAHVVAPIG; translated from the coding sequence GTGCCAGTGAACCGTCGGCTCCGCGCCCGCATCCTCGGCGCGCGGGGTGACCGCGGCGCGGTGGCGACGACGGTCGCGCTGCTCCTCGGCTCCGGGGTCCTGCTGGGTATGGCCGCTCTGGTGGTGGACCTGGGCAACCTCTACGTCGAACGCGGCCAGCTCCAGAACGGGGCGGACGCCGGCGCCATCAAGGTCGCCCAGATTTGCGCGACGGATCCAGCCGACTGCTCGCCCGACGTGACCGACTTCGACGACGTGGTCGACCGGTACGCCGACCGGAACGCCAACGACGGCGCGGCAGCCGCCACCGTCTGCGGCCGCGGCGGCGAACTGCCGGCGTGCGCGCCGTGGGAGAACCGACTCACCGACTGCGTCGGGCCGCCTCCGGTGGGGGGCAGCTACGTCGAGGTGCACACCAGCACCCGGGGGGACGACGACTCCACGGTGCTTCCGCCGGTGTTCGCGCAGGCGGTGGTGGGCGGCTACGAGGGTGCGCAGGTGGGTGCCTGCTCCCGGGTGGCCTGGGGGCCGCCCGCCCGGGCGACCACGCTGGCGCTGGCCGTCTCGATCTGCGACTGGAACCGGTACACCACCGACACCACCGACGGCAGGCAGTACGACGAGGAAGAAGCGGTCCTCCCGGTGTACGACGAGACCGCGCCGAAGGCCTGCGGGGTTGCCGGCACGTCGGCCGAAAACCTGGGCGGGTACCGGTGGCTCGAAGACGCTGACCGGGAATGCCGCGCCACGGCGTCGATCGCCGAGGCCGACGGATACTCGGTCAGTACGGGCGACAGCAGGCCGCGCGGCAGGGCGGACGACTGCGACAAGGCTCTGGCTTCCCTGCGGACCTCGAAGCAGCCGGTTCTGGTGCCGGTCTTCGACCAGGTGACCGGTCGCGGCGGCACCGCTCGGTACCACGTCTCGGGCTTCGCGGCGTTCGTGGTCACCGGCTGGCATCTGCCGACGTCGAAGGTGCCGTCGAGGTTGACCGGGCAGGACTCCTGTGCCGACGAGGAAAGGTCCTGCATCTTCGGCTACTTCACCCAGACCCTCGTACCCGGCGGCGGTGCGATCGGGGGCCCGGATCTGGGCGCGCACGTGGTCGCCCCCATCGGCTGA
- a CDS encoding TadE/TadG family type IV pilus assembly protein — translation MEMALVLPLLLILIFGIIDFGRMLNNQIALTEAARDAARVASFGGDPTARATRIVSGDVVVKVTGSCSGPGQDAEVTVTNDFSFVTPIGLLGGGFDGEVTLTGTGVVPCQ, via the coding sequence GTGGAGATGGCGCTCGTCCTACCGCTGCTGTTGATCCTCATCTTCGGGATCATCGACTTCGGACGGATGCTCAACAACCAGATCGCGCTGACCGAGGCGGCCCGGGACGCAGCCCGGGTCGCCTCGTTCGGCGGCGACCCGACCGCCCGCGCCACCCGGATCGTCAGCGGCGACGTGGTCGTCAAGGTGACGGGCAGCTGCTCCGGCCCGGGGCAGGACGCCGAGGTGACCGTCACCAACGACTTCAGCTTCGTGACGCCGATCGGCCTGCTCGGCGGCGGCTTCGACGGCGAGGTCACGCTCACCGGAACGGGAGTCGTACCGTGCCAGTGA
- a CDS encoding Flp family type IVb pilin, with product MAWAKSRDRGASAVEYALIVGLIAAVVGGVIWVLGNRVNWMFEQACDNVTTGSAANKCVDPAR from the coding sequence ATGGCTTGGGCCAAGAGCCGGGACCGCGGCGCCAGCGCGGTCGAGTACGCGCTGATCGTCGGCCTCATCGCCGCCGTCGTCGGTGGCGTCATCTGGGTACTCGGCAACCGGGTCAACTGGATGTTCGAACAGGCCTGCGACAACGTGACGACGGGGAGCGCCGCGAACAAGTGCGTCGACCCCGCTCGCTAA
- a CDS encoding prepilin peptidase has product MLLPLVAAATLAGACWGTLLPGLVNRYAVEWPDGTPRPPWRRGCAHCGAARAGWWPSAGACPACGLRPTPGRCITVPLAAVVCGGVAAAIGATPALPAFLLLAAIAVPLALVDLKVLRLPDPLVGAGLVGGVLLLVVAAVVERDGTAPLRAGLAALACGVGYATLAILPRSQLGFGDVKLGAVLGLYLGWLGWFPVVAGVLLAPVLNLPLVIGLVIAGRAGRKTAVPYGPAMLLAAVVATVLAALR; this is encoded by the coding sequence GTGCTGCTCCCCCTCGTGGCCGCCGCCACCCTCGCCGGTGCCTGCTGGGGAACGCTGCTGCCCGGACTGGTCAACCGGTACGCCGTGGAGTGGCCGGACGGGACCCCCCGGCCTCCGTGGCGACGGGGGTGCGCGCACTGCGGGGCCGCCCGGGCCGGCTGGTGGCCGTCGGCCGGTGCCTGCCCGGCCTGCGGCCTGCGGCCCACTCCCGGGCGGTGCATCACCGTCCCGCTCGCCGCCGTGGTCTGCGGGGGCGTCGCCGCCGCCATCGGTGCGACCCCGGCGCTGCCGGCGTTCCTGCTGCTCGCCGCGATCGCCGTCCCGCTGGCGCTGGTCGACCTCAAGGTGCTCCGGCTGCCCGACCCGCTGGTCGGCGCGGGTCTCGTCGGCGGGGTGCTGCTCCTGGTGGTCGCCGCGGTCGTCGAACGGGACGGGACCGCCCCGCTCCGCGCCGGGCTCGCGGCGCTGGCCTGCGGTGTCGGCTATGCGACGCTGGCGATCCTGCCCCGGTCGCAGCTGGGGTTCGGCGACGTCAAGCTGGGCGCCGTGCTCGGTCTCTACCTTGGCTGGCTCGGGTGGTTCCCCGTCGTGGCGGGGGTGCTTCTCGCCCCGGTGCTGAACCTTCCGCTGGTGATCGGCCTGGTCATCGCGGGTCGGGCCGGCCGGAAGACGGCCGTGCCGTACGGCCCGGCGATGCTGCTCGCGGCGGTTGTTGCGACCGTCCTGGCGGCCCTGCGCTAG
- a CDS encoding DUF5701 family protein — MTGSAFDVAAEFDRQVGTLMDKGYPGLAGMSTEQFTELVTPLRGAIDPRAAELAPPTEARVPFLLVVTRELIQVEERLRITALAGKRKPGFVDRHFAEGDLARFDPIKELEVPTGPAYLLFDVDRGEEFRNLAPSAAVERMAAQDRLPLTIDEGIAFITQFPSALASNRCFSLVGSRCGDKRVPALWISQGAPKLGWCWYGNPHTWLGSATAHPVRVGPE; from the coding sequence GTGACCGGATCCGCGTTCGACGTCGCCGCCGAGTTCGACCGCCAGGTCGGCACCCTGATGGACAAGGGCTACCCCGGGCTCGCCGGGATGTCCACCGAGCAGTTCACCGAGCTGGTCACCCCGCTGCGCGGCGCGATAGACCCCCGCGCAGCGGAGCTGGCGCCGCCCACCGAGGCACGGGTGCCGTTCCTGCTGGTCGTCACCCGGGAGCTGATTCAGGTCGAGGAGCGGCTCCGAATCACGGCGCTGGCCGGCAAGCGCAAGCCGGGCTTCGTCGACCGACACTTCGCCGAGGGCGATCTCGCCCGGTTCGACCCGATCAAGGAGCTGGAGGTGCCGACCGGGCCGGCGTACCTGCTCTTCGATGTCGACCGGGGCGAGGAGTTCCGCAACCTGGCACCCTCCGCAGCGGTGGAGAGGATGGCGGCACAGGACCGGTTGCCGCTCACCATCGACGAGGGGATCGCCTTCATCACCCAGTTCCCGTCCGCGCTGGCCAGCAACCGCTGCTTCTCACTGGTCGGGTCCCGGTGCGGCGACAAGCGGGTGCCGGCGCTCTGGATCAGCCAGGGCGCGCCGAAGCTGGGCTGGTGCTGGTACGGCAACCCGCACACCTGGCTCGGCTCCGCCACCGCCCACCCGGTCCGGGTCGGGCCGGAGTGA